A region of Necator americanus strain Aroian chromosome I, whole genome shotgun sequence DNA encodes the following proteins:
- a CDS encoding hypothetical protein (NECATOR_CHRI.G3493.T1), translated as MEATLYKSRIEIMRLEACNIMERIRNAGEGLAMTYDLYKLLIHAEDASEGSQEEFHQREEEGVLMDPKFTMDFEAEWNRMENESREGAFQQLKDMISELRQYVGERGGRLRYGKKKDPSPSDETDCIEPQWEFVEEDDVIGSLESEESEANLQEDTLDEVDEHAAGTNMRENTVDGGASYERSRKESIEASDAYSRRGSSETNVSQTIYPGAQRRKEIEARMTEIKIQIHNGKGIPERKICHANFMREQKRYMRCAFCLAKGMHYSDCCPIAPSVEVQKTKETVQPLPLRRPSHGLMHLAGAYTRILLGIRRTPRRTRDVRGLLWIINFRCGGVSRT; from the exons ATGGAAGCGACGTTGTACAAGTCCCGCATTGAAATTATGCGGCTGGAAGCGTGCAACATTATGGAAAGGATTCGTAATGCTGGCGAAGGACTAGCGATGACGTACGACTTGTATAAGCTTCTTATTCACGCTGAAGACGCATCAGAAGGATCTCAAGAGGAGTTCCAccaaagagaagaagaaggggTGCTAATGGATCCAAAGTTCACCATGGACTTT GAAGCAGAATGGAACCGAATGGAGAACGAAAGTCGAGAAGGTGCATTCCAACAACTCAAAGACATGATTTCCGAACTTCGACAATATGTCGGCGAAAG AGGAGGAAGACTACGAtacggaaaaaagaaggacCCATCACCTTCCGATGAAACCGACTGCATTGAACCACAGTGGGAATTCGTGGAGGAAGACGACGTCATAGGTTCATTAGAGTCAGAGGAGTCTGAGGCGAACTTGCAAGAAGATACGCTGGATGAAGTTGATGAACATGCAGCTGGGACAAACATGCGGGAAAACACCGTTGACGGAGGCGCATCGTACGAAAGATCAAGGAAGGAATCTATAGAAGCAAGTGATGCATATTCCAGAAGAGGATCCAGTGAAACAAACGTCTCCCAAACAATTTATCCCGGTGCccaaagaagaaaggagaTAGAAGCCAGAATGACAGAAATCAAAATCCAGATACACAACGGAAAGGGAATCCCGGAGAGGAAGATATGCCATGCGAACTTCATGAGGGAGCAAAAACGCTACATGAGATGTGCATTCTGCCTCGCAAAAGGGATGCATTACAGTGATTGCTGTCCTATTGCGCCTAGCGTTGAA GTGCAGAAGACCAAGGAAACGGTGCAACCACTGCCACTCCGACGACCATCACACGGCCTTATGCATCTTGCCGGAGCGTATACGAGAATACTATTGGGAATACGACGAACTCCGCGAAGAACTCGAGATGTTCGAGGATTACTATGGATCATCAACTTCCGGTGCGGCGGAGTATCACGGACGTGA
- a CDS encoding hypothetical protein (NECATOR_CHRI.G3493.T2), translating into MENESREGAFQQLKDMISELRQYVGERCIELQEQLSKQDDVIESAVESLEILKKSVRDLTKEVVEQKQTVREEEEDYDTEKRRTHHLPMKPTALNHSGNSWRKTTS; encoded by the coding sequence ATGGAGAACGAAAGTCGAGAAGGTGCATTCCAACAACTCAAAGACATGATTTCCGAACTTCGACAATATGTCGGCGAAAGGTGCATAGAGCTGCAGGAACAACTAAGTAAGCAGGATGACGTCATCGAGAGCGCGGTGGAGAGTCTTGAGATCCTTAAGAAATCAGTTAGAGATCTCACCAAGGAAGTAGTCGAGCAAAAGCAAACCGTCCGTGAAGAGGAGGAAGACTACGAtacggaaaaaagaaggacCCATCACCTTCCGATGAAACCGACTGCATTGAACCACAGTGGGAATTCGTGGAGGAAGACGACGTCATAG
- a CDS encoding hypothetical protein (NECATOR_CHRI.G3493.T3) yields the protein MEATLYKSRIEIMRLEACNIMERIRNAGEGLAMTYDLYKLLIHAEDASEGSQEEFHQREEEGVLMDPKFTMDFVRKELDFVDNFKLQVDTEI from the coding sequence ATGGAAGCGACGTTGTACAAGTCCCGCATTGAAATTATGCGGCTGGAAGCGTGCAACATTATGGAAAGGATTCGTAATGCTGGCGAAGGACTAGCGATGACGTACGACTTGTATAAGCTTCTTATTCACGCTGAAGACGCATCAGAAGGATCTCAAGAGGAGTTCCAccaaagagaagaagaaggggTGCTAATGGATCCAAAGTTCACCATGGACTTTGTAAGGAAGGAGCTCGACTTCGTCGATAATTTCAAACTGCAAGTGGACACCGAAATATAG
- a CDS encoding hypothetical protein (NECATOR_CHRI.G3495.T1): MDSGDGLPVSAEPGLTHDILVSRTSVRPKACNQVTGRCKGGGLESSPTNKLHMSTPGERKFSQKLMGLEACNLPMGFKILRKTHGHRRSDDASQQDQVRLTETRRRHPLNAVYETGEELFLGTCDSRGVGGVSVLVNTSMAKNIDSFEQLTTRIGRLRMRRCGPTPALTIFVAYAPTSSYEEEEVEAFYIDLEKFYREDHAFYKDLIGDFNAKVGPRRTPKELHIGTHGLQWNDQGERLSEFIMTTKTIHGNSQF, from the exons atggattcaggggatggacttcctgtttctgctgagccaggactgactcatgacatccttgtatcccgcacgtcggtccggccaaaagcctgcaatcaagtgactgggaggtgcaagggaggcggtttggagtcgtctccaacaaataagctccacatgtccactccgggagaacgaaagttctcccagaaactcatgggactagaggcttgcaacctgcccatgggttttaaaattttacgcaaaacaca cggccatcgaagatctgatgatgcaagccaacaagatcaagtacgactgaccgagacgagacgacgtcaccctctcaacgccgtatatgaaactggagaagaactgttcttaggaacatgcgacagtagaggtgttggtggagttagCGTCCTCGTCAatacgagtatggcaaagaacatcgactctttcgaacaacttacgacccgaatcggacgtctgcggatgagaagatgtggcccaacacctgctttgactatcttcgtcgcttacgctccaacatcaagctacgaagaagaagaagtcgaagctttctatatagacctggagaagttctaccgagaagaccatgccttctacaaggacttaattggcgattttaacgccaaggttggcccaagaagaacgccgaaggaacttcacatcgggacccacggcctacaatggaatgaccagggagagaggctctccgagttcatcatgacgactaagaccatccatgggaactcgcaattctag
- a CDS encoding hypothetical protein (NECATOR_CHRI.G3494.T1), whose protein sequence is MTASVLRESMAFQVSIEAKDSGTCDSRGVGGVSVLVNTSMAKNIDSFEQLTTRIGRLRMRRCGPTPALTIFVAYAPTSSYEEEEVEAFYIDLEKFYREDHAFYKDLIGDFNAKTGSDHRLLRGRFSFTRRAEKAAKFRERNPRTTINWDLFATLAGFWEDSAMDNIDEEYDRLVEHLHDCAKKAESFKTTRRRLSLETLELIRQRGAARAAGNQELTSELARLCREAIKEDLKERRAEVLAEAAEAGKSIRCARRNFASRKTRMTALRNPKGTAIASRRGMEKIIYDFYSDLFDSHVHLPPHHLREDGQVIPEVPKQWKTSKTVLLYKKGDPHDIGNYRPICLLSVIYKLFTRVILNRIEKVLDEGQPREQAGFRKGFSSIDHIHTVSKLIKVSREYKMPLCLTFIDLKKGFDSVETEAVVEALDNQGVPTQYIKVLRELYSNFTTGISPFYKNTIIDVKSWVRQGDTISPKTFTATLENAMQKLEWDDMGVKVDGRQLYHLRFADDIVLITPSISQAELMLTEFDETCGCIGLQLNLQKTMFMRNGWVSDAPFTLNGTNISECTSYVYLGRELNMMNDLAPGLGRRRRAAWGVYKSTEDVVKKSRNTRLRAHLLNTTVLPALTYASET, encoded by the exons atgaccgcttccgtcttaCGTGAATCCATGGCCTTCCAGGTATCGATAGAAGCGAAAGACAGTG gaacatgcgacagtagaggtgttggtggagttagCGTCCTCGTCAatacgagtatggcaaagaacatcgactctttcgaacaacttacgacccgaatcggacgtctgcggatgagaagatgtggcccaacacctgctttgactatcttcgtcgcttacgctccaacatcaagctacgaagaagaagaagtcgaagctttctatatagacctggagaagttctaccgagaagaccatgccttctacaaggacttaattggcgattttaacgccaag acgggatcggaccatcgcctcctccgaggaagattttccttcacaaggagagcagagaaagccgccaagttcagagagagaaatcccaggactaccatcaactgggatctcttcgctacgctagccggcttttgggaagattctgcaatggacaacatcgacgaggaatatgaccggcttgtcgaacaccttcatgactgcgcgaagaaggctgagagttttaaaaccaccaggaggcgcctgtctcttgaaactcttgagctgatacgccagcgtggagcagcacgagccgcagggaaccaagaactcacgtccgagctcgcaaggctttgccgagaggcgataaaggaagaccttaaagagagaagagcagaagtgctggctgaagctgcagaggcggggaaaagcatccgctgtGCCCGTCGaaacttcgccagtcgcaagacgaggatgactgctctccggaacccaaagggaacagccattgcatcgagaagggggatggagaaaatcatctacgacttctactctgatctcttcgacagccatgtccacttgcctcctcaccatctgagggaagatggacaagtcattccagag gttcctaaacagtggaagaccagcaagaccgtgttgttgtataaaaagggagatccacatgacatcggcaactatcgtccaatctgcctactgtccgtcatctacaagctctttacaagagtaatccttaataggattgaaaaagtcttggatgaaggacagccacgcgaacaagcagggtttcgaaaaggattcagctcgattgaccacattcacactgtttcgaaactcatcaaggtatcacgagagtacaagatgccgctctgtctcaccttcatcgacttgaaaaagggcttcgactcagttgagacggaagcggtcgtggaagccttggacaaccaaggcgtccctactcagtacataaaggtacttcgagagttgtacagtaacttcacgaccggaatttcgccattctacaagaacaccatcattgacgtgaagagctgggtccgacagggtgatacaatttcgcCCAAAacattcacagccaccctcgagaacgcaatgcaaaagttggaatgggacgacatgggagtgaaggttgatggtcggcagctataccatttgcgctttgctgatgacatcgtactgataacacctagcatcagccaagcggaactaatgctgaccgaattcgacgaaacatgtggatgcatcggtcttcagctgaatctacaaaagacgatgttcatgcggaacggatgggtctcggatgccccattcacgctcaacggaacgaacatatccgaatgcaccagctacgtttatctgggtcgggaactaaacatgatgaacgacctggccCCCgggctgggcaggaggagacgagcggcttggggagtgTACAAGAGCaccgaggatgtagtgaagaagagcaggaacacccggctccgtgctcacctcttgaacaccaccgtacttcctgctttgacctatgcttcggaaacctag
- a CDS encoding hypothetical protein (NECATOR_CHRI.G3494.T2) has translation MDNIDEEYDRLVEHLHDCAKKAESFKTTRRRLSLETLELIRQRGAARAAGNQELTSELARLCREAIKEDLKERRAEVLAEAAEAGKSIRCARRNFASRKTRMTALRNPKGTAIASRRGMEKIIYDFYSDLFDSHVHLPPHHLREDGQVIPEVLPSEI, from the coding sequence atggacaacatcgacgaggaatatgaccggcttgtcgaacaccttcatgactgcgcgaagaaggctgagagttttaaaaccaccaggaggcgcctgtctcttgaaactcttgagctgatacgccagcgtggagcagcacgagccgcagggaaccaagaactcacgtccgagctcgcaaggctttgccgagaggcgataaaggaagaccttaaagagagaagagcagaagtgctggctgaagctgcagaggcggggaaaagcatccgctgtGCCCGTCGaaacttcgccagtcgcaagacgaggatgactgctctccggaacccaaagggaacagccattgcatcgagaagggggatggagaaaatcatctacgacttctactctgatctcttcgacagccatgtccacttgcctcctcaccatctgagggaagatggacaagtcattccagaggttctcccgtccgaaatatga
- a CDS encoding hypothetical protein (NECATOR_CHRI.G3494.T3) — translation MSVRNRTALGPDRIRPEHLKSLPPVLINTLARLFTRYLSECKVPKQWKTSKTVLLYKKGDPHDIGNYRPICLLSVIYKLFTRVILNRIEKVLDEGQPREQAGFRKGFSSIDHIHTVSKLIKVSREYKMPLCLTFIDLKKGFDSVETEAVVEALDNQGVPTQYIKVLRELYSNFTTGISPFYKNTIIDVKSWVRQGDTISPKTFTATLENAMQKLEWDDMGVKVDGRQLYHLRFADDIVLITPSISQAELMLTEFDETCGCIGLQLNLQKTMFMRNGWVSDAPFTLNGTNISECTSYVYLGRELNMMNDLAPGLGRRRRAAWGVYKSTEDVVKKSRNTRLRAHLLNTTVLPALTYASET, via the coding sequence atgtcggtaagaaatcgtacggcactcggtcccgacagaataagaccagaacacctgaagagccttccgccagtactcatcaacaccctggcgaggctctttacacgttatctgtcggaatgcaaggttcctaaacagtggaagaccagcaagaccgtgttgttgtataaaaagggagatccacatgacatcggcaactatcgtccaatctgcctactgtccgtcatctacaagctctttacaagagtaatccttaataggattgaaaaagtcttggatgaaggacagccacgcgaacaagcagggtttcgaaaaggattcagctcgattgaccacattcacactgtttcgaaactcatcaaggtatcacgagagtacaagatgccgctctgtctcaccttcatcgacttgaaaaagggcttcgactcagttgagacggaagcggtcgtggaagccttggacaaccaaggcgtccctactcagtacataaaggtacttcgagagttgtacagtaacttcacgaccggaatttcgccattctacaagaacaccatcattgacgtgaagagctgggtccgacagggtgatacaatttcgcCCAAAacattcacagccaccctcgagaacgcaatgcaaaagttggaatgggacgacatgggagtgaaggttgatggtcggcagctataccatttgcgctttgctgatgacatcgtactgataacacctagcatcagccaagcggaactaatgctgaccgaattcgacgaaacatgtggatgcatcggtcttcagctgaatctacaaaagacgatgttcatgcggaacggatgggtctcggatgccccattcacgctcaacggaacgaacatatccgaatgcaccagctacgtttatctgggtcgggaactaaacatgatgaacgacctggccCCCgggctgggcaggaggagacgagcggcttggggagtgTACAAGAGCaccgaggatgtagtgaagaagagcaggaacacccggctccgtgctcacctcttgaacaccaccgtacttcctgctttgacctatgcttcggaaacctag
- a CDS encoding hypothetical protein (NECATOR_CHRI.G3496.T1) has product MLGVSRFTQVRDGIRSSLLRQRSKIRDASAFAKESKIRWARHVMRFNDNRWTRAVSDWVPRDIKRTTGRPPTRWSDFFTKSFKEKYDALRVPRERRNHWAILARDRDKWKNYWRPPDQFEDQRESK; this is encoded by the coding sequence atgctaggagtatcccgtttcacgcaagtgagagacgggattcgaagttctctcctacgtcagcgatcgaagattagagacgcctccgcgtttgccaaggaaagtaaaataaggtgggccagacacgtgatgcgctttaatgacaaccgttggaccagagccgtgagcgactgggttccccgcgatattaagcgcactacaggaagaccgccgacccgatggtcagatttcttcacgaagtccttcaaagaaaaatatgatgctcttcgtgtcccacgcgaaaggaggaaccactgggctattctggcacgcgatcgggacaaatggaagaattactggcgcccgcccgaccagttcgaagatcaacgggagtcaaagtga